A region from the Desulfoglaeba alkanexedens ALDC genome encodes:
- the rlmD gene encoding 23S rRNA (uracil(1939)-C(5))-methyltransferase RlmD, giving the protein MTTFKKGRELDVEIEKLAYGGQALSRVDGFVVFVDGALPGQRARVRISRKKRNHAEAQLLEVLRQTPDYREPFCEHFGVCGGCRWQDLAYERQLYWKRRHVLECLQHLEGVAEEVVSDAVPSPQVTGYRNKMEYTFSDQRWLSPEEIAAQEVVYDRCFALGLHVRGFFDRVFNVNRCHLPVPESMEILRFVREWCRESGLPAYSIRNHRGFWRFLVLRDGKRTGQMLAHLITGDLPGGASAVDALAETLRARFPALSTVVHSVNTSRAQVAVGPVSRTCFGPGFIEERLEDLTFRISAHSFFQTNPLGAEALYRTVREFAGLTGVETVWDLYCGTGSIALFLARRARAVAGFEAVAEAVEDAYRNCALNGIENCRFRVGDLKDVIGQASDAPAGLGRPDVVVTDPPRAGMHPKVTAALLQLAPRRIVAVSCNPSTLARDLSLLQERYRIMEVRPFDLFPHTPHVECVVRLERKG; this is encoded by the coding sequence ATGACGACGTTCAAGAAAGGCCGGGAACTGGACGTTGAAATCGAAAAACTCGCCTACGGGGGCCAGGCCCTCAGCCGGGTGGACGGTTTCGTCGTCTTCGTGGACGGGGCCCTTCCCGGTCAAAGGGCCAGGGTGCGCATCTCGAGGAAAAAACGAAACCACGCGGAAGCTCAGCTGTTGGAAGTTCTCCGGCAGACGCCGGACTACCGGGAACCGTTCTGCGAGCATTTCGGCGTCTGCGGCGGCTGCCGCTGGCAGGACCTGGCGTATGAAAGACAGCTCTACTGGAAGCGGCGCCACGTGCTGGAATGCCTCCAGCATCTCGAAGGTGTGGCTGAAGAGGTGGTTTCCGATGCGGTGCCTTCCCCTCAAGTGACCGGCTACCGCAACAAAATGGAGTACACGTTTTCCGACCAGCGTTGGCTTTCGCCCGAAGAAATCGCCGCCCAGGAGGTGGTCTACGACCGTTGCTTCGCCCTGGGGTTGCACGTCCGCGGTTTTTTCGATCGCGTCTTCAACGTGAACCGCTGCCATCTCCCGGTTCCGGAATCCATGGAGATTTTGCGGTTTGTCCGTGAGTGGTGCCGCGAAAGCGGGCTGCCGGCCTACAGCATCCGAAACCACCGGGGGTTCTGGAGGTTTTTGGTGCTTCGCGACGGCAAGCGCACGGGGCAGATGCTGGCTCACCTCATCACCGGCGACCTTCCTGGGGGCGCCTCCGCCGTGGACGCCCTGGCGGAAACGCTCCGGGCACGTTTTCCCGCGCTGTCCACGGTCGTGCACTCGGTGAACACCTCGCGCGCCCAGGTGGCCGTGGGGCCGGTATCCCGAACCTGCTTCGGTCCGGGCTTCATCGAAGAAAGGCTCGAAGACCTCACCTTCCGCATTTCCGCCCATTCCTTCTTCCAGACCAATCCACTGGGAGCGGAAGCGCTCTACCGCACGGTCCGCGAGTTCGCCGGGCTGACGGGGGTGGAAACGGTCTGGGATCTTTACTGTGGAACGGGAAGTATCGCGCTCTTTCTGGCTCGTCGGGCGCGGGCCGTCGCCGGTTTCGAGGCGGTGGCGGAAGCCGTGGAGGACGCTTACAGGAACTGCGCGTTGAACGGCATCGAAAACTGCCGGTTCCGCGTCGGGGACCTGAAGGACGTCATCGGTCAGGCGTCCGATGCTCCGGCGGGGCTGGGCCGTCCGGACGTGGTGGTGACGGATCCTCCGAGGGCCGGCATGCATCCCAAAGTGACGGCCGCGCTGCTGCAACTGGCGCCTCGGCGTATTGTCGCGGTCTCCTGCAATCCTTCAACCCTGGCCCGGGATCTTTCGCTCCTCCAGGAAAGGTATCGAATCATGGAGGTTCGACCCTTCGATCTGTTTCCGCACACCCCGCACGTGGAATGCGTGGTGCGGCTGGAACGAAAGGGTTGA
- a CDS encoding ketopantoate reductase family protein, whose protein sequence is MKIGVMGTGGVGGYFGGLLARSGSDIHFIARGKHLRALQDEGLELVTNHGNFRVRIHATAEADEIGPVDLLLFCVKSHDTDQAAQLAEPMVVEETVVLSLQNGIDNVDKLSAHFGRERVMGGTAYIESTIASPGVIAHTGKPGRLVFGELNGERTARAEAVLDVFLKAGIDAELTTRIHEVLWSKFLFICGVHGVSTLSRSTLGLVLASPETRDLLENVMREVETLARKRGIALEDDVVRQSMELAQSYNKRFKCSMLRDLEWHRPMEIEALNGMVVRLGKEAGIQTPLNQVIYACLKLENKKIINPVWASQLTD, encoded by the coding sequence ATGAAGATCGGGGTTATGGGAACCGGCGGTGTCGGGGGCTACTTTGGAGGACTTCTCGCGCGTTCCGGAAGCGACATACACTTCATCGCACGCGGAAAGCACTTGAGGGCGCTCCAGGACGAGGGGCTTGAGCTGGTCACCAACCACGGGAATTTCAGGGTGAGGATTCACGCCACCGCCGAAGCGGACGAAATCGGGCCCGTGGATCTGCTCCTTTTCTGTGTCAAGTCCCACGATACCGATCAAGCGGCCCAGCTTGCCGAGCCCATGGTGGTGGAAGAGACGGTGGTGCTTTCGCTTCAGAACGGGATCGACAACGTGGACAAACTGAGCGCCCATTTCGGCCGCGAAAGGGTGATGGGCGGGACCGCCTACATCGAGTCCACCATCGCGTCCCCCGGAGTGATCGCACATACGGGCAAGCCGGGGCGCCTGGTGTTCGGTGAACTCAACGGCGAACGGACGGCTCGTGCCGAAGCCGTGCTGGACGTTTTCTTGAAAGCCGGGATCGATGCGGAGTTGACCACCCGTATCCACGAGGTATTGTGGTCGAAGTTTCTTTTCATTTGCGGCGTGCACGGGGTGAGCACCCTGTCGCGTTCAACGTTGGGCCTGGTTCTGGCCAGCCCCGAAACCCGCGACCTGCTGGAAAACGTCATGCGGGAAGTGGAAACGCTGGCCCGAAAGCGCGGCATCGCCCTTGAGGACGACGTGGTCCGGCAGTCGATGGAGCTTGCCCAGTCCTACAACAAGCGCTTCAAATGCTCCATGCTTCGGGACCTGGAATGGCACCGGCCCATGGAGATCGAAGCCCTGAACGGCATGGTGGTGCGTCTCGGCAAGGAAGCGGGAATTCAGACACCCCTGAACCAGGTCATCTACGCCTGCCTCAAGCTCGAAAACAAAAAAATCATAAATCCTGTCTGGGCCAGCCAGTTGACGGACTGA
- the ubiE gene encoding bifunctional demethylmenaquinone methyltransferase/2-methoxy-6-polyprenyl-1,4-benzoquinol methylase UbiE: MKPVSIDKNQRRIREMFDGIAATYDFLNHFLSAGLDLWWRRSAARILAPAPRSRLLDVATGTGDLAFAALAREPSLHIIGVDLAPEMLKRAMAKAEARRIVDGRYRVLVGDALHLPCRDGSFDAVTIAYGIRNVPDMGAALQEFHRVLKSGGRLLILEFSLPTHPLFRCFYLFYFETVLPAVGRWISQDREAYEYLPASVGAFVSPDAMEAIVQRSGFRPESVTPLLGGVTYVLTARKP; encoded by the coding sequence GTGAAACCCGTCTCCATAGACAAGAACCAGCGACGCATCCGAGAGATGTTCGATGGCATCGCGGCCACCTACGATTTCCTGAACCATTTCCTGTCCGCCGGGCTCGACCTGTGGTGGCGGCGGTCCGCCGCCCGTATCCTGGCTCCCGCTCCTCGATCCCGCCTCCTGGACGTGGCCACGGGAACGGGAGATCTCGCTTTCGCCGCCCTGGCCCGCGAACCCTCGCTGCACATCATTGGAGTCGACCTCGCCCCGGAAATGTTGAAACGGGCCATGGCCAAGGCGGAAGCCCGGCGGATCGTTGACGGCCGCTACCGGGTCCTGGTCGGCGACGCCCTTCACCTTCCCTGTCGCGACGGGTCTTTCGACGCGGTAACCATCGCCTACGGCATTCGAAACGTCCCCGACATGGGAGCGGCCTTGCAGGAATTCCACCGGGTCCTCAAAAGCGGCGGCCGCCTGTTGATCCTCGAATTCAGTTTGCCCACCCACCCTCTCTTCCGATGCTTTTACCTCTTCTACTTCGAAACCGTGCTCCCGGCGGTGGGCCGCTGGATATCCCAGGACCGGGAAGCATACGAATATCTTCCCGCGTCGGTCGGGGCCTTCGTGAGCCCCGACGCCATGGAAGCCATCGTCCAGCGGTCGGGGTTCCGACCGGAATCGGTGACCCCGCTCCTGGGCGGGGTCACCTACGTCCTCACCGCGCGGAAGCCTTGA
- a CDS encoding UbiA-like polyprenyltransferase gives MRFRSLFTYGRLIAFSHTIFALPFALASVVLAAQTHPFSWGKLLWIVIAMAGARSAAMGFNRYADRRYDRRNPRTVSRPSVTGEIGSRSLLLFVGASSAVFVGSAAMLNRLCLWLAVPCLAVLFFYSYTKRFTVFSHLFLGFAIGLAPVGAWIAWTGGLDPRILPLSLALMTYIAGFDILYACQDVDFDRRAGLHSIPSRWGIPAALLISSALHGATFLLLLALQPLFQLGRIYTALLVVIGSLLLLEHLLVRPSRLDKIPIAFFHVNSAVSVLLILAIFLDRAFV, from the coding sequence ATGCGGTTTCGTTCGCTTTTCACCTACGGCAGGTTGATCGCCTTCAGCCACACCATTTTCGCCCTTCCTTTCGCACTGGCTTCGGTGGTCCTGGCGGCGCAGACCCATCCTTTTTCGTGGGGAAAACTTCTCTGGATCGTCATCGCCATGGCCGGAGCCCGATCGGCCGCCATGGGCTTCAATCGTTACGCGGACCGGCGGTACGACCGGCGGAATCCTCGGACCGTCAGCCGTCCTTCCGTCACGGGGGAAATCGGCTCCCGGTCCCTGCTTCTTTTCGTCGGCGCCTCTTCCGCGGTTTTCGTGGGAAGCGCCGCCATGCTGAACCGCCTGTGCCTGTGGCTGGCCGTCCCCTGCCTGGCGGTCCTCTTTTTCTATTCCTACACCAAGCGCTTCACGGTCTTTTCCCATCTTTTCCTTGGATTCGCCATCGGCCTGGCTCCAGTGGGAGCCTGGATCGCTTGGACCGGCGGCCTGGACCCCCGGATCCTTCCCCTTTCGCTGGCGCTCATGACCTACATCGCCGGATTCGACATCTTGTACGCCTGCCAGGACGTCGACTTCGACCGCAGGGCCGGGCTGCATTCCATCCCCTCACGCTGGGGCATCCCCGCCGCCCTCCTGATTTCATCAGCCCTCCACGGCGCCACCTTTCTGCTGCTCCTGGCACTTCAGCCGCTTTTCCAGTTGGGGCGCATCTACACAGCGTTGCTCGTCGTCATCGGTTCCCTGCTCCTCTTGGAACATCTTCTGGTCCGGCCCAGCCGACTGGACAAGATCCCCATCGCTTTTTTTCACGTCAACAGCGCGGTCTCCGTCCTGCTTATTCTGGCGATCTTCCTGGACCGCGCCTTCGTCTGA
- a CDS encoding PD-(D/E)XK nuclease family protein — translation MTNQALQEHLAALLEKGVTVITESERLAHQLLYAWRLARAATESGGWERPQIFSLNGFLRRIWESAWPKEMPARALYRWRVLSDCLRNQPPPGPLAADAALVLELDDTFRWCLRYGLDPGEGGSSNELVQWRRGVWRRFRERMETAGFFHEAELPRRLVEARERGRRLASGPVAAVGFEFAGTWEKRLLEMLVKKEGARVFPLPQGNAENASFLAFADREQERHGILERLDQDARRGALHETAVVLLDPEHYRDGFRKLLADVYGAPLQGSLAAYNVPGGDSLERSPIFCAGLLPLEFAVQGERRVDLLSLFRSPYFGRFAPRTRALCRWDRLWREKAVEKGLALLLSVVPPEVRAVLPEGGEEVARAVSGLRSTGLRSGSDWVRALRAAWEELEFPVLSGEEDRNEWKHLKQVLPAFEQAFGDEAMTGGDFLGWIREAARQVVVQRKGTEEAGFQVIGALEARGLVFRRLYVPGLVLGVLPQPARSFPFLSREERSAVQGGTVESQLRFGEHLFHQLLAVAPEVVFTRPGADEKGEPLPPSPFWLQERERSSGTSSVWLDPGPALQRASWVAEGLAALAGRHAESGAAAKSLEGPGTLEPATSAAAAMNPAAVSTATNLPAALAEQLVPRQIQATELETLLKCPCLYLFRHVLGVEPLPDAIRGLDPRERGRAVHGILAAFSARAEEIKRREPARWNFQTLEALLRDQLAKAWREVDSIAYWQVEKKRLLGVGEAVRGLLVVWLEKEWERLESGWSWVFAERAFQGLEIRGVPVTLKGRLDRLDHHPEEGWICWDYKTGRPPSTKEIFTEMSRPQLPAYLLAVKRGVVPGLSLESDRLEAGFIELTSAGNVRHIVVLKDSGQLDTFLADWETRVGEALAALLRGELVPRWSGEDRGCASECPYALLCSAFLQDVTHCAQERQEAV, via the coding sequence ATGACGAACCAGGCTCTCCAGGAACATCTCGCCGCTCTTCTGGAAAAGGGCGTGACGGTCATCACGGAAAGTGAGCGGCTGGCGCACCAGCTGCTCTACGCCTGGCGACTCGCCCGCGCCGCGACGGAATCCGGCGGCTGGGAAAGGCCTCAAATCTTTTCACTGAACGGTTTTCTCAGGCGGATCTGGGAATCGGCGTGGCCGAAGGAGATGCCGGCGCGCGCCCTGTACCGTTGGCGCGTGCTGAGCGACTGCCTGCGGAACCAGCCGCCGCCGGGGCCGCTGGCTGCAGACGCCGCACTGGTCCTTGAACTGGACGACACCTTCAGGTGGTGCCTCCGCTACGGGCTGGATCCCGGCGAAGGTGGATCGTCCAACGAACTGGTGCAATGGCGGCGCGGGGTCTGGCGGCGATTTCGGGAAAGAATGGAGACCGCCGGATTCTTCCACGAAGCCGAACTCCCCCGGCGGCTGGTCGAAGCGCGGGAACGCGGACGAAGGCTTGCCTCGGGGCCTGTGGCGGCCGTGGGTTTCGAATTCGCCGGAACCTGGGAGAAGCGGCTCCTGGAGATGCTGGTGAAGAAAGAAGGGGCCAGGGTCTTTCCCCTTCCTCAAGGGAACGCGGAAAACGCTTCGTTTCTCGCCTTTGCGGATCGAGAACAGGAAAGGCACGGCATTCTTGAGCGGCTGGACCAAGATGCGCGCCGAGGGGCGCTTCATGAAACCGCGGTGGTGTTGCTGGATCCAGAGCACTATCGGGATGGATTCCGAAAACTTCTGGCCGATGTCTACGGAGCCCCGCTCCAGGGTTCTCTGGCCGCCTACAACGTTCCCGGCGGCGATTCACTGGAACGATCGCCCATATTTTGCGCCGGGCTGCTTCCACTGGAATTTGCCGTCCAGGGGGAGCGGCGTGTGGACCTGTTGAGCCTCTTTCGTTCGCCCTATTTCGGCAGGTTTGCCCCCCGAACGCGGGCCCTGTGCCGGTGGGATCGGCTGTGGCGGGAAAAGGCGGTGGAAAAAGGCCTCGCGCTCTTGCTGTCGGTCGTGCCTCCCGAGGTGCGCGCGGTGCTTCCGGAGGGAGGCGAAGAGGTTGCGCGCGCGGTTTCCGGCCTTCGATCGACGGGCCTTCGTTCGGGGTCCGACTGGGTGCGCGCCCTTCGGGCCGCCTGGGAAGAACTGGAATTTCCCGTACTTTCCGGGGAAGAGGACCGCAACGAGTGGAAGCATCTGAAACAGGTTCTGCCGGCTTTCGAACAGGCGTTCGGGGACGAGGCGATGACGGGCGGAGACTTCCTTGGGTGGATTCGGGAGGCGGCCCGGCAGGTGGTGGTTCAGCGGAAGGGGACGGAAGAGGCCGGCTTCCAGGTGATCGGCGCACTGGAAGCCCGCGGCCTGGTTTTCAGGAGGCTTTACGTGCCCGGCCTGGTCCTGGGCGTCCTTCCCCAGCCGGCGCGGTCTTTTCCGTTCCTGTCGCGGGAGGAAAGGAGCGCGGTTCAAGGCGGTACGGTGGAAAGCCAGCTGCGATTCGGGGAGCATCTCTTCCACCAGCTTCTGGCCGTGGCGCCGGAAGTGGTGTTCACACGGCCTGGAGCCGACGAGAAGGGAGAACCGCTCCCGCCGTCTCCTTTCTGGTTGCAGGAAAGGGAGCGGTCCTCGGGGACTTCCAGCGTCTGGTTGGACCCTGGACCGGCGCTTCAGCGGGCTTCCTGGGTGGCGGAAGGCCTGGCGGCTCTGGCCGGCCGCCATGCTGAATCGGGAGCCGCGGCGAAATCGTTGGAAGGGCCGGGGACTCTGGAGCCTGCGACTTCGGCCGCCGCAGCCATGAACCCGGCGGCCGTTTCGACGGCAACGAACCTGCCGGCTGCCCTGGCGGAACAACTCGTCCCGCGGCAAATCCAAGCGACGGAACTGGAGACGCTCCTCAAGTGTCCTTGCCTCTACCTGTTTCGGCACGTGCTGGGCGTCGAGCCGCTTCCTGATGCGATTCGGGGGCTGGACCCCAGGGAGCGGGGCCGTGCGGTGCACGGGATACTGGCCGCGTTCAGCGCCCGGGCGGAGGAGATCAAGCGCCGAGAGCCGGCCCGCTGGAATTTCCAGACCCTCGAAGCGCTCCTGCGCGATCAGCTGGCGAAGGCCTGGCGCGAGGTCGATTCCATAGCCTACTGGCAGGTCGAAAAAAAGCGACTACTCGGCGTGGGGGAGGCGGTCAGAGGACTTTTGGTGGTGTGGCTGGAAAAGGAATGGGAGCGGCTGGAGTCGGGCTGGTCCTGGGTCTTTGCCGAAAGAGCGTTCCAGGGGCTCGAAATCCGCGGCGTTCCGGTGACTCTCAAGGGTCGCCTGGACCGGCTGGATCATCATCCTGAAGAAGGATGGATCTGCTGGGACTACAAGACGGGTCGGCCGCCTTCGACGAAGGAAATCTTCACTGAAATGTCCCGGCCCCAGCTGCCCGCGTACCTGCTGGCGGTGAAGCGGGGCGTCGTGCCCGGGTTGAGCCTGGAATCGGACCGCCTGGAAGCCGGATTCATCGAACTCACCTCCGCCGGAAACGTCCGGCACATCGTGGTACTCAAGGATTCAGGGCAGCTGGACACCTTCCTCGCCGACTGGGAAACGCGGGTCGGCGAGGCGCTCGCGGCCCTATTGCGTGGCGAACTGGTACCGCGATGGAGCGGCGAGGATCGGGGTTGTGCTTCGGAGTGTCCGTATGCGCTCCTTTGTAGCGCTTTTCTGCAAGACGTCACTCATTGCGCGCAGGAGCGACAAGAGGCTGTCTGA
- a CDS encoding menaquinone biosynthesis decarboxylase, which produces MTQRAYRNLGAFAAALEKAGELLRIQAPVSRDLEITQITDLASKSPGGGKALLFENVTGSHFPVLTNAFGSERRICMALGVPDLDVLAHRVRRFIEMEPPKSFGDAVRLLPLGWDLLRFFPRRVNKAPCQEVVYRDRAVDLGILPVLKCWPLDGGPFITLPVVITRSLKTGRRNAGMYRLQVFDAKTTGMHWHIHKDGSHYYQEYRKAGRRMPVAVAIGTDPATTYAATAPLPRGVDEMILSGFIRRKPVPMARCLTVDLEVPAEAEFVLEGYVDPEERRLEGPFGDHTGYYSLTDEYPVFHVTAVTHRRGAVYPATVVGRPPMEDCYLAKATERLFLPLLNAVLPEIRDYWLPWEGVFHNITVVAIDKEYPGHARRVMSALWGQGQMSFCKALVVVDADVDLKNPRRLLETILNESDLESDLYVTEGVLDVLDHSAPEPLFGGKVGLDATRRLAGERGRALPEAPRLPDISNVHKALEDLSGAFTGFLVPHLAVRNPALLLNVAKDGSFSSRRLATQLLEHPGLTAFSIACLCDAWIDLNDASLVLWKIFNNVDPKRDILKRGRRIVVDATRKGPEDGHDRPWPDDIVMDPEVVERVRRRAKELGIEAFLH; this is translated from the coding sequence ATGACCCAGAGGGCTTACCGAAACCTTGGAGCATTTGCGGCCGCCTTGGAAAAGGCCGGAGAACTTTTGCGCATCCAGGCGCCCGTATCCAGAGACCTGGAGATCACCCAGATCACGGATCTTGCCAGCAAAAGCCCCGGAGGCGGCAAGGCGCTGCTTTTCGAAAACGTCACCGGCAGTCACTTTCCGGTGCTCACCAACGCCTTCGGAAGCGAACGCAGGATTTGCATGGCGCTGGGGGTGCCCGATCTGGATGTGCTGGCTCACCGTGTCCGGCGATTCATCGAAATGGAGCCGCCCAAGTCCTTTGGGGACGCCGTCCGCCTGCTTCCCCTGGGCTGGGATCTCCTCCGGTTCTTCCCTCGCCGGGTCAACAAGGCACCCTGCCAGGAAGTGGTTTATCGGGACCGGGCCGTGGACCTGGGCATTCTTCCGGTCCTCAAGTGCTGGCCCCTGGACGGCGGCCCCTTCATCACGCTTCCTGTGGTGATCACGCGAAGCCTGAAGACAGGAAGAAGGAACGCCGGCATGTACCGGCTCCAGGTCTTCGACGCGAAGACCACGGGCATGCACTGGCACATCCACAAGGACGGGTCCCACTACTATCAGGAATACCGAAAGGCCGGCCGGCGCATGCCGGTGGCCGTCGCCATCGGCACCGACCCCGCGACCACTTACGCGGCCACGGCCCCTCTTCCCCGGGGCGTGGACGAAATGATCCTTTCCGGATTCATCCGCCGAAAGCCGGTCCCCATGGCCCGGTGCCTGACCGTGGACCTGGAAGTTCCCGCGGAAGCCGAGTTCGTTCTGGAAGGCTACGTGGATCCCGAAGAACGCCGCCTGGAAGGCCCCTTCGGTGACCATACGGGCTACTATTCCCTCACCGACGAGTACCCGGTCTTTCATGTGACGGCCGTCACCCACAGGCGGGGAGCCGTCTACCCGGCGACCGTGGTGGGCCGGCCGCCCATGGAAGACTGCTACCTGGCCAAGGCCACCGAGCGGCTCTTCCTGCCCCTGCTGAACGCCGTGCTTCCCGAAATCCGCGATTACTGGCTTCCCTGGGAAGGCGTCTTCCACAACATCACGGTGGTGGCCATCGACAAGGAGTATCCCGGACATGCACGCCGCGTCATGAGCGCCCTCTGGGGGCAGGGGCAGATGAGCTTCTGTAAGGCGCTGGTGGTGGTGGACGCGGACGTCGATTTGAAGAACCCGAGGCGGCTCCTGGAGACGATCCTCAATGAATCGGACCTGGAATCGGATCTATACGTGACGGAAGGCGTCCTGGACGTCCTGGACCACAGCGCCCCGGAACCCCTTTTCGGCGGCAAGGTGGGCCTGGACGCCACCCGCCGGCTGGCGGGCGAAAGAGGCCGCGCACTTCCGGAGGCTCCACGCCTTCCCGACATATCGAACGTCCACAAGGCGCTGGAAGACCTATCGGGAGCCTTCACCGGGTTCTTGGTTCCGCACCTCGCGGTTCGCAACCCGGCGCTCCTCTTGAACGTCGCCAAGGACGGTTCCTTCTCAAGCCGCCGGCTGGCCACGCAGCTCCTGGAACACCCCGGGTTGACGGCGTTTTCCATCGCGTGCCTCTGCGACGCGTGGATCGACCTGAACGACGCCTCGCTGGTCTTATGGAAGATTTTCAACAATGTGGACCCAAAGCGGGACATCTTGAAACGGGGTCGACGCATCGTGGTGGACGCCACCCGGAAGGGACCGGAAGACGGCCACGACCGTCCGTGGCCCGACGATATCGTGATGGATCCGGAGGTGGTGGAACGCGTCCGCCGCCGGGCGAAAGAACTGGGCATCGAGGCGTTCCTTCACTGA
- a CDS encoding PBP1A family penicillin-binding protein, translating into MTAKKKKNRSGKPPKTGGRRARWLKALLVFGTVIVFLGGGIFVYLAVQVDKRFGAKRWSVPATILSDTVILYPGRSLSLTDVTQMLERRLYRPSKTGDLKPGEFHAGRDRLKVYFRDSQLPGKRLPSRLVTLQFQNGRLKAIASPQEPLPYLEIEPVVLDRLFGPERESRHLVNIRQVPQHLLDAVTAIEDHRFFEHPGVDWWAILRALWTDLRAGRVVQGGSTITQQLVKNYFLSSERTLRRKVMEAALALVIEVRYSKEEILEMYLNEIYLGQRGSVAVHGVGEAARYYFGRNVEDLTLAESAVLAGMIRAPNRYSPYRNPDACKERRAMVLHRMREIGKISPEELEAALSEPITVAPSHLPVKAAPYFTDYVRYQLEELYEPEVLASEGLLVHTSLHPELAFAAERAVAEGLRELEKARPKLKASDPEKALQAVLLAVQPRTGEVLALVGGRDYAVSNYNRALFARRQPGSAFKPFVYLAALDQFTAVSWLLDEPITYRTNGDLWSPRNYDGRYRGRVLFRDALAHSLNAATVNLAMQVGLERIIATARALGIQSEMRPFPSLALGSFEVTPLELATAYATLANDGQRPFLLSLRRVVTAEGTVEQRRYMDLESVTSPAKAFLITHLLQAVVQEGTARRALSMGIDFPCAGKTGTTSDYRDAWFVGYTSDLLVLVWVGFDDNRSTGLSGSSGALPIWIRFMKSVEPWMNPREFQIPPGVVERLVCPVSGELATQYCPERIIEYFLPENTPRSACSYHAPR; encoded by the coding sequence ATGACGGCCAAGAAAAAGAAAAACAGGAGCGGAAAGCCCCCAAAGACGGGTGGAAGGCGGGCCCGGTGGCTCAAAGCCTTGCTGGTTTTCGGGACGGTAATCGTGTTTCTGGGCGGCGGCATCTTCGTCTACCTGGCCGTCCAGGTGGACAAGCGGTTCGGGGCCAAGAGATGGAGTGTCCCCGCCACGATCCTTTCCGATACGGTGATCCTCTACCCCGGCCGCTCGCTTTCTCTTACCGACGTCACGCAGATGCTCGAAAGGCGGCTTTATCGGCCTTCGAAGACCGGTGACTTGAAGCCCGGGGAGTTTCATGCGGGCCGGGATCGGCTGAAGGTCTACTTCCGGGATTCTCAGCTTCCGGGGAAAAGGCTCCCCTCCCGACTGGTGACGCTCCAGTTTCAAAACGGACGGCTGAAGGCCATCGCGTCGCCGCAGGAGCCGCTTCCCTACCTGGAAATCGAGCCGGTGGTGCTGGACCGGTTGTTCGGGCCGGAGCGGGAAAGCCGGCATCTGGTGAACATCCGCCAGGTGCCCCAGCACCTGCTGGACGCGGTGACCGCCATCGAGGATCACCGGTTCTTTGAACATCCCGGCGTGGATTGGTGGGCCATCCTGAGGGCCCTGTGGACGGACCTCAGGGCCGGCCGCGTGGTTCAGGGCGGTTCCACCATTACGCAGCAATTGGTGAAGAACTATTTTCTTTCCTCCGAACGGACGCTGCGCCGCAAAGTCATGGAAGCCGCGCTCGCCCTGGTGATTGAAGTCCGCTACAGCAAGGAAGAAATCCTCGAGATGTACCTGAACGAAATCTACCTCGGGCAGCGCGGCAGCGTGGCCGTTCACGGGGTGGGGGAAGCGGCCCGGTACTACTTCGGACGGAACGTGGAAGACCTCACCCTGGCTGAATCCGCGGTGCTGGCCGGCATGATCCGTGCCCCGAACCGATATTCCCCGTACCGTAACCCGGACGCCTGCAAGGAACGCCGCGCGATGGTGTTGCACCGCATGCGGGAGATCGGGAAAATCTCACCAGAGGAGCTCGAGGCCGCGCTTTCGGAGCCGATCACGGTGGCCCCGTCTCATCTGCCGGTCAAGGCGGCGCCCTATTTCACCGATTACGTCCGGTATCAGCTCGAGGAACTCTACGAGCCGGAAGTCCTCGCTTCCGAAGGGCTCCTGGTCCACACGAGCCTTCACCCGGAACTGGCCTTCGCCGCGGAGCGGGCCGTGGCGGAAGGACTTCGGGAGTTGGAAAAGGCGCGGCCGAAACTCAAGGCTTCCGATCCGGAGAAGGCCCTTCAGGCGGTCCTGCTGGCGGTTCAGCCCAGGACGGGGGAGGTCCTGGCGTTGGTCGGAGGGCGGGACTACGCCGTGAGCAATTACAACCGAGCGCTGTTCGCCCGGCGGCAGCCGGGATCGGCCTTCAAGCCTTTTGTCTATCTCGCAGCGCTTGACCAGTTCACAGCCGTGAGCTGGCTCTTGGACGAACCGATCACCTACCGGACCAACGGAGACCTCTGGTCTCCCCGAAACTACGACGGCCGTTATCGGGGGCGGGTACTGTTCCGAGATGCCCTCGCCCATTCGTTGAACGCCGCAACGGTCAACCTGGCCATGCAGGTGGGACTGGAACGGATCATCGCTACGGCGCGCGCCCTTGGGATTCAGTCCGAAATGCGCCCGTTTCCCTCGCTGGCCCTGGGGTCTTTCGAAGTCACGCCGTTGGAACTGGCCACCGCCTATGCCACACTCGCCAACGACGGGCAGCGTCCCTTCCTCTTGAGTCTTCGGCGCGTGGTGACCGCCGAAGGGACGGTGGAGCAACGCCGGTACATGGACCTGGAATCCGTGACGTCTCCAGCCAAGGCGTTCCTGATCACTCACCTGCTCCAGGCGGTGGTGCAAGAGGGAACCGCGCGGCGCGCCCTTTCCATGGGAATCGATTTTCCCTGCGCCGGTAAGACCGGTACCACCAGCGACTATCGGGACGCGTGGTTCGTGGGCTACACCAGCGACCTGCTGGTGTTGGTCTGGGTGGGATTCGACGACAATCGTTCCACGGGGCTGTCGGGTTCCAGCGGCGCGCTTCCCATCTGGATACGGTTCATGAAAAGTGTGGAACCCTGGATGAATCCGAGGGAATTCCAGATCCCCCCGGGGGTTGTGGAACGTCTCGTGTGCCCGGTTTCAGGGGAGCTGGCCACGCAGTACTGTCCGGAAAGGATCATCGAATATTTTCTGCCTGAAAACACACCAAGGAGTGCCTGCAGTTACCATGCGCCGAGGTAG